A genomic segment from Salvia splendens isolate huo1 chromosome 13, SspV2, whole genome shotgun sequence encodes:
- the LOC121760500 gene encoding uncharacterized protein LOC121760500, whose product MMDFPEMVEDYRLMDLGFDGPPFTWVKNELFERLDRVFVNEQWSNVFDSTRVMSLPRVASDHGPVHMRCNTHKPTREGRPFRFQNMWLRHKWNNEVFGNLHANLRESEKEVAAAQEAFEADPSPLNRAKVNKNVAQYILLLKMEEDLWRQKVSHRGDRDQTLGVCIIPRLLAPSPPELVKPNLDILHQLPDTTNMEGLISTPTAEEVKRAAWDISTDSAPGPDGFTVAFYHHCWDIIGQDVVEAVVQFFNGAYLPRSVTATMIVLLPKKDNPTTWGDFQPISLCNVSNKIITKILSARLAPLLPTVIAPNQSGFV is encoded by the exons ATGATGGACTTCCCCGAAATGGTTGAAGACTATAGACTCATGGATTTGGGGTTTGATGGACCACCTTTTACATGGGTGAAGAATGAGCTCTTTGAGAGACTCGATCGAGTCTTCGTTAATGAGCAGTGGTCCAATGTGTTCGACTCCACTAGAGTTATGAGCTTGCCGCGGGTGGCGTCAGACCACGGCCCGGTCCATATGAGATGCAATACACACAAGCCGACTCGTGAGGGTAGGCCATTCCGCTTCCAAAACATGTGGCTACGGCAT AAATGGAACAATGAAGTATTTGGAAACTTACACGCCAACCTTAGGGAGTCCGAGAAAGAGGTAGCGGCAGCACAAGAGGCTTTCGAGGCTGACCCCTCCCCCCTTAATAGAGCGAAAGTCAACAAGAATGTGGCGCAATACATTCTCCTcttgaaaatggaagaagatcTCTGGAGGCAGAAG GTTTCTCACAGAGGAGACAGAGATCAGACACTCGGCGTCTGCATTATTCCAAGACTGCTTGCTCCCTCGCCACCTGAATTGGTTAAGCCAAACCTCGATATTTTGCACCAGCTTCCGGATACGACGAACATGGAAGGACTGATTTCAACCCCAACTGCGGAAGAGGTCAAGCGTGCAGCATGGGATATCTCGACAGATAGCGCGCCGGGGCCAGATGGTTTCACAGTAGCATTTTACCACCACTGTTGGGATATTATTGGGCAAGATGTGGTAGAGGCGGTCGTTCAATTCTTCAATGGAGCTTACCTACCGCGTAGCGTCACGGCTACAATGATTGTGCTCTTGCCCAAAAAGGACAACCCAACCACCTGGGGAGACTTTCAGCCCATTAGCCTATGCAACGTCTCAAATAAAATCATCACCAAAATCCTCTCTGCCAGGCTAGCTCCACTCCTGCCAACCGTGATTGCACCTAACCAGAGTGGGTTTGTTTAG